The genomic region GTATTATTATATGTTCATAGCTGCAGAAGTTGTTACATCACTTGCTTGTATAAGCTATGGGATAGTTGTCAGGGTATAGACAGCATGTTAGATGTGTCGAAGTTCATCCCCTCCTTACAGGCCTAGGGCAGGACTGTCAGCTTGATCACCCATCTAGTGCTGGTCTTGGGCGTGACAAACCAAATGAGGTAGGACTTACATTTATAGAGATGAAGCATAAAAATAAAGATCATTGTGCAAAAAGCTTGTCGTATACCTTAAGTGTTTAGATGACGCGTACTTTGTTGAAAGGGCTCCGATATTTCCGTGTTTGTAATAGCTCATGTTGTTCGGTGCTGATAATAAATATAACAACGTTATGAGCAGTGTCAATACAAGCTGAAAAAATAGTACCGTTTTCATATAATGAAAACATAGGCAAAGCTCCCGAAGTTGCACTATTGGAAAACTGTAAGCACTTATGGTTCAGGGCAGAAGCAGCCATCGTCCTTTAGTTTTGAGGTGATGAAGTCGATGTAGTTTGAGATACGAGCGTAGACACCCGGGAACTTGGCACGAGCACATCCCTGGCCCCAAGACACAACACCTgcaatcatattaatattgtttTAGTGCTGTCACTGTTTTGCAACTCCTgtattatttttataatataattatgaCGTGCAAGTAATCTCGTAAGATTGGTATTATCTTGTGCAGCTTTTCGCTAATCTTAATAACCATCTATTGAGAAGATGAAGTTTAAAGATAAAACTCAAAATGCAATTAAATGAAATTCATGAATAAGTATTGGTAAAACATATTTGGTACAGATAATGTGTTTACCTTGGTGCGCCTAATCTGACAGTGTAGGTCCTACCGCTAAGTCTTGTTTGGTCCCTGCCTGGGTGTCGAGTCGTAGTCACGTCTGGCATTTAAAAATGTCCTGAAAAGTGCTTGCTAGAGATGAAGTAGATTCTTGTCACCACCAGTGAAAAGTCTGGTCATTAGTCGTATCTAAGAACCACTAAACATCGCATGCATAATGCTTTCAAAGGATTTAAAATTATCAGTCAAGGAAGGAGTCACAGCGACGATCTCAAAAACCATACTGTATTACCATTAATATAACCTTGCAAGTTAAACTAACAGCTCTCCAATAGTAATGACACAAATTAGATCTGGTATAAATAGTTATTGGGAGTTTACGAGTTTGTGGCTAACATTTATTATGACGGTTTAGCAATGTAATGTTCAAGgaatttttttctttgttttttaagAACAGTCGGCGGCAACAGTAAAGATACATAAGATCTgtattaaaaattatatatataataataatttgcaCCTGAAAGATCTTTCCATAGCCCATAAAATACGTGGGAATGCTGTTTGTCCCGTGGTGCTGAATTTTTAAATCATTAGTCTTGCATCTGAACTGATAAAAGCCATATTGAGTTAATGGTAATGTTCAGCAAAGGTTTCAATAGTAAAGGATAGACATTACCACTCGCTGGTTATAGGTTAGTCGTCTATATGTTATTATGAAAAACTACTTTTACTTACTGACGTTCTGTGTACCACAACTTACGATATAAATTATGCAATAAATTTCTATATTAGCACTTACCAATAAGATCTATGTTTTTGCCGTTATTATAGAGGAGAGGTCCGCCGCTGTCGCCCTGCAAGGAAAGGTAATAATTTATTCAACTATATATCATAGCATCTGAATACTGTCTCTGAATTTGGCCACCTGGAACAAATACTATTCCATTTCGAGCAGCACAATGAGAATAAAAGAGTTTTAAGTTACTCTTGAAAAGTACACTGCGCGGGTTGGTGTGTACTCTACTAAATATTACTCTACTAAATATTAGTACATTTAATTTTGTGAAGAACATCACTATACCTGGCAGGCATCGATCTTTCCCTCGTCGTATCCAGCACACATCATGTTATCGGTAATCTCGTGAGGCTTGTATTTCTTCTTCTTGCACTCTTCGTTTGTCATGATGGGCACCTTAACCTCCCGCACCACCTCGCTGGGGTCTCCGCTCTCTGACTGCCGACCCCATCCCGGAACGGTGGCTAAAATACCTTCATAGGTCTTGTCTGGCGAGGACAACCACAATGTTAACAAAGGTAATAGTACACTATTTGAagtttaaacaaatagtgaaagctCTGATGGCAACTGGTATATAAACATGTTTACTTTTGATTTTATCTTcgtattttttgtttatttaagTAAGAATATATTACTAGTGAATACTGAGATACAGTTATTGGTTTAACTTACTTGTAGTGGTGGGCAGACACACGGGCCTGACAtatttggtgatggtgacagGTATGTCCAGCTCAATAACGGCGATGTCGTTGTTGTATGAGCGACGCTCGAAGTCAGGGTGTGGAAAAGATTTTCCTATCTTGCGCTCCTGCCTCCACTCCTCGTCTGTGTTGCTCTTGTTGTAGCTGCCCAGCATGATTCTCACGTACCCTGATCTTACTCTGGGGAGAAGAATCGGAACGTTTATATATAACTTGTTTCAACagttaaatttattattattactagcatAGGTACAGCCTCATTTATGCAGTTATCGTACACTGTACGGTAACCCTTTATCTTGTAAATGGTTACATATCTTGTAGATCGTTTCAGTGTGTACAATAGATGAATATTACTTTCAAGAAGAAAATTACCTAAGATAAAGAaagcataagaacataacataagaataaaggtaactgcagaaggcctattggcccatacgaggcagctcctatctataaccacccaatcccactcataaacatgtccaacacaCGCTTGAAACACTGACCTCTGGACACAGTGGGCTGCTGTAACGAGGTGACGGTCGGTGACAAGCGTGGCGCCACAGTACAGTTTACTGCGATAATAGAGAGCCGCCAGCCACGGGTACTGGCCCACAGAGGTCGGCGTCCCGCCTACTACTCTCCCGTCTCTGTTAGGCGTCCCGCAAGCTGTCcacaaacaattttttttttaattcaggtAAAATAAAATGTACGGCACagttgaaaaaaaaattgagtgtttatgtaaaatattatattatatagtcAACTTCCAGTATTTTTAAGACAAGTAAACATGCCTTGTGACCTTAGACAAATCTTAAGATGGGTAAACATCCTAAAAGCTTACGTTTGTCTCTGACAGTTTGTATTTCAACTTACTGCAGAAAGATGAAGTTATTTTAGCACTAAATATATGTTAATTATTTCGAGCATAACTCTCGTTGAGGTGAAAGTTGAGGGGTGGAAGGGTTGAAGCCCACAGGCAAATGTTGTGGCAGGTGCGACGCCCACAGACATTTGTTGGTAGG from Procambarus clarkii isolate CNS0578487 chromosome 83, FALCON_Pclarkii_2.0, whole genome shotgun sequence harbors:
- the LOC123768738 gene encoding venom protease; translation: MNHLSVTLIYGLVLLAQLCDLAQGGNKHVRQRSRGTCDGVCKEYTCGTPNRDGRVVGGTPTSVGQYPWLAALYYRSKLYCGATLVTDRHLVTAAHCVQRVRSGYVRIMLGSYNKSNTDEEWRQERKIGKSFPHPDFERRSYNNDIAVIELDIPVTITKYVRPVCLPTTTNKTYEGILATVPGWGRQSESGDPSEVVREVKVPIMTNEECKKKKYKPHEITDNMMCAGYDEGKIDACQGDSGGPLLYNNGKNIDLIGVVSWGQGCARAKFPGVYARISNYIDFITSKLKDDGCFCPEP